One stretch of Flavobacterium sp. 9 DNA includes these proteins:
- a CDS encoding UxaA family hydrolase: protein MATQKKIIKVNSADNVIVALTDLVQNEQIMFEGNTVSPTTDVKAKHKIAEKDFTIGNDIIMYGVLVGKAAKPIKKGEVITTENVKHQSEKVFGKNGNLGWTPPNVDRWKDKTFNGYHRTDGQVGTKNVWLFFPLVFCENKNIEKLKDIFENELMPKKEVSYKNLLRSLIEEKSVEEVSDKNLNENLLENVEVKFINHQGGCGGIRQDSELLAKLLAGYVNNPNVAGATVLSLGCQNLQVDIFKKALKEMSPNSDKEILIYEQQQIGTTDQMFQMVIKDSYEAIKRANKIERKPAPLSKLSIGLECGGSDGFSGISANPALGIVSDIFAALGGKTILAEFPELCGVEQELMNRCVDEEKADKFLTLMKAFEKSVVDAGSGFDMNPSPGNIKDGLITDAMKSAGAAKKGGTSPVVDVLDYGEYISKPGLNLLNTPGNDAECTTGLVGSGATVVLFTTGLGNPMGNPIAPVVKISSNTALINRMSDIIDVNAGTVITGEKTIAEVGAEIVDYIIELASGNVETKADQLKQDVFIPWKRGVSL, encoded by the coding sequence ATGGCAACTCAAAAAAAAATAATAAAAGTCAACTCAGCAGATAACGTAATTGTCGCTTTAACCGATTTGGTACAAAACGAACAAATTATGTTTGAAGGAAATACCGTCTCACCAACAACTGATGTTAAAGCAAAACATAAAATCGCAGAGAAAGATTTTACAATTGGTAATGATATTATAATGTATGGTGTTTTGGTTGGAAAAGCTGCTAAACCTATAAAAAAAGGAGAAGTAATTACCACCGAAAATGTAAAACATCAAAGTGAAAAAGTTTTTGGTAAAAACGGAAATTTAGGTTGGACTCCACCAAATGTAGATCGTTGGAAAGACAAAACTTTCAACGGATACCATCGTACGGATGGACAAGTTGGTACCAAAAACGTTTGGTTGTTTTTTCCATTGGTTTTTTGTGAAAACAAAAATATCGAAAAACTGAAAGATATTTTCGAAAACGAATTAATGCCCAAAAAAGAAGTTTCTTATAAAAATTTGTTACGCTCTTTAATTGAAGAAAAAAGCGTAGAAGAAGTTTCGGATAAAAATTTAAATGAAAATCTTTTAGAGAATGTCGAAGTAAAATTTATCAATCATCAAGGTGGTTGTGGAGGGATTAGACAAGATTCAGAATTGTTGGCGAAACTGCTTGCAGGATATGTGAACAACCCCAATGTTGCAGGTGCAACTGTTTTAAGTTTAGGTTGCCAAAATTTGCAAGTTGATATTTTTAAAAAGGCATTGAAAGAAATGAGCCCGAATAGTGATAAAGAAATTTTGATCTATGAGCAACAACAAATTGGAACTACTGATCAAATGTTTCAAATGGTGATTAAAGATTCTTATGAAGCCATTAAAAGAGCCAACAAAATTGAACGCAAACCTGCTCCTCTTTCAAAGCTAAGTATTGGTTTAGAATGTGGAGGGTCTGACGGGTTTTCAGGAATTTCCGCTAATCCGGCATTAGGAATTGTTTCAGATATTTTTGCAGCTTTGGGAGGGAAAACAATTTTGGCAGAGTTTCCAGAATTATGTGGCGTTGAGCAAGAATTGATGAACCGATGTGTGGACGAAGAAAAAGCAGATAAGTTTTTAACTTTAATGAAAGCTTTTGAAAAATCAGTTGTAGATGCAGGTTCAGGGTTTGATATGAATCCATCTCCGGGAAACATCAAAGACGGATTAATTACAGATGCAATGAAATCTGCTGGCGCAGCTAAAAAAGGTGGAACTTCGCCTGTTGTGGATGTTTTAGATTACGGAGAATATATTTCAAAACCAGGATTAAATCTTTTAAATACTCCGGGAAATGACGCAGAATGTACCACAGGATTGGTGGGATCGGGCGCAACAGTTGTTTTATTTACCACAGGTTTAGGAAATCCGATGGGAAATCCGATTGCACCCGTTGTAAAAATTTCTTCGAACACGGCATTAATTAATAGAATGTCTGATATTATCGATGTAAATGCCGGAACGGTGATTACTGGTGAAAAAACCATTGCCGAGGTTGGAGCAGAAATAGTAGATTACATTATAGAATTGGCAAGCGGAAACGTGGAAACAAAAGCAGACCAGTTGAAACAAGATGTATTTATTCCTTGGAAAAGAGGAGTTTCACTATGA
- a CDS encoding tagaturonate reductase — MDKISRSNTEFSERLPIKIVQFGEGNFLRAFVEYAFQKLNQKADFNAGIAVVQPIDKGLVNMINAQDGLYTLFMKGVKKGEEIQEKELITNIVKAIDPYASFQEFLALAKEEELAFIISNTTEAGIEYIESDRLTMQPPVSFPAKLTVLLYERFKHFNGDKSKALTVIPCELINYNSDTLKEIVLKYCDDWNLEEDFKSWLLKDCTFHNTLVDRIVPGYPKDQIEEYNSQLSYKDDLIVSAESFFLWVIEGDDKLKVKLPFEKTDLDVKIVADMQPYRTRKVRILNGAHTAMVPFSLLYGNETVKETVDNAFTGEFVNKAVFEEINETLNMDKAELTSFAEEILDRFRNPFIKHLLSSIALNSISKFKVRVLPSLTGYVDIHHKLPVHLTFAFAALIRFYKGTWKGENLPVNDSEDIVTFFDGLWKSDDYNKIARLTLQNKSFWDEDLTLIPGLTKAITTALEEIDANGIENGFANFQKQLHTTTQNA; from the coding sequence ATGGATAAAATAAGCAGATCAAATACGGAATTTTCAGAGAGACTTCCGATTAAAATAGTACAATTTGGAGAGGGAAATTTCTTAAGAGCTTTTGTAGAATATGCTTTTCAAAAGTTAAATCAAAAAGCCGATTTTAATGCGGGAATCGCTGTTGTACAACCTATTGATAAAGGTTTGGTCAATATGATCAACGCTCAGGACGGTTTGTATACGTTGTTTATGAAAGGCGTGAAAAAAGGCGAAGAAATTCAGGAAAAAGAGCTTATAACTAATATAGTAAAAGCAATTGATCCGTATGCTTCTTTTCAGGAATTTTTGGCTTTAGCCAAAGAAGAAGAATTGGCGTTCATCATTTCAAATACAACCGAAGCCGGAATCGAATATATAGAATCTGATCGCCTGACAATGCAACCGCCAGTTTCATTTCCTGCAAAATTAACCGTACTTTTATATGAAAGATTCAAGCATTTTAATGGCGATAAATCGAAAGCTTTAACCGTTATTCCTTGTGAGTTAATTAATTATAATTCGGATACTTTAAAGGAAATTGTTTTGAAATATTGTGATGATTGGAATCTGGAGGAAGATTTTAAATCATGGTTATTAAAAGATTGTACGTTCCATAATACTTTGGTAGACAGGATTGTACCGGGATATCCAAAAGATCAAATCGAAGAATATAATAGTCAATTAAGTTATAAAGACGATTTGATTGTAAGCGCTGAAAGTTTCTTTTTATGGGTAATTGAAGGCGATGATAAATTGAAAGTAAAACTTCCGTTTGAGAAAACAGATTTAGATGTAAAAATCGTAGCCGATATGCAACCGTATCGCACGAGAAAAGTTAGAATTTTGAATGGAGCGCACACTGCAATGGTTCCGTTTTCATTGCTTTACGGAAATGAAACCGTAAAAGAAACTGTTGATAATGCCTTTACAGGAGAATTTGTAAACAAGGCAGTTTTTGAGGAGATTAATGAAACTTTAAACATGGATAAAGCGGAATTAACAAGTTTCGCTGAAGAAATATTAGACCGTTTTAGAAATCCGTTTATCAAGCATTTATTGTCTTCGATTGCTTTAAATTCAATTTCTAAATTTAAAGTTCGAGTATTACCAAGTTTAACGGGTTATGTAGATATTCATCATAAACTTCCGGTTCATTTGACGTTTGCATTTGCGGCTTTAATTCGTTTTTATAAAGGAACGTGGAAAGGTGAAAATTTACCGGTAAATGATAGCGAAGATATTGTTACTTTCTTCGATGGACTTTGGAAATCTGATGATTATAACAAAATAGCAAGACTTACTTTGCAGAATAAAAGTTTCTGGGATGAAGATTTAACGCTAATTCCGGGCTTGACAAAAGCAATTACAACAGCTTTGGAGGAAATTGATGCAAACGGAATTGAAAATGGTTTTGCTAATTTTCAAAAACAATTACATACTACAACTCAGAACGCTTAA